A window of Sphaeramia orbicularis chromosome 8, fSphaOr1.1, whole genome shotgun sequence genomic DNA:
tcagaGAGACAACTTTCTgatcaatcagtggtctgcagtgtttacatgtcacgttttagtatctggtccccagtcttggaacctcggcggaagtgttaccaaaaaactagttcctggtaccagattccaggtcctttttcgtaatggaaatgcaaaaaggtcgagtcaagCTGGTACGACGTGGTAGAAACGCGGCAAAAGTCTGTTTGAGCTTTAATTAATGCTGCTGCTCCATACTTCCCCTTCACTAATGACCCTGTTTTCTACTGCAGGAGCTTTTACTTTATCAGGAACTTTGACAACCCGcattcttttacccaggtaaataagttcctagtaataaaagttcctgggaatctggtggaaaaggAGCTATAGTAAACCAAACAGTCTGACAGGAAATGGGTtcttcaggctgtagaaaatctatccAGTAATGGGAGGTTTTGGCCACTGACGGGTTGATAACTGTCAAAATTCTACCAGGCGTGACTCCTTTGCTCTACACAGGAACTTGGGAAAAGAGGTTTTGCTCCTTTACAGTGTCGAGAAATGGTATTACTTCATTTCTCATAATATTTCGCCTTGATTTGGACTTACAGGATTGATCAGCAGGACAgtgtatatttttctttttttttctattgcagCTTTTACAGATGTTGCATAAGTGCATGATGGATTGTCCCTCAGTTAATTGACTAATCAGTGCAGCTTTGGATGGTTTGGAATTGAACTTTCTGAGGTGAAagcagtattttttttctctttgcttagAGACAGCAGGATAATTAGTCTGTATAATATTTACCATGTGTAACAGTTTACTTCAGAATATGGTAAtccacttaaaggggtcatattttgctaaacccacttttttttgtctttggtacatttatttgtttattcggggaccctaatagtttaaaaagtttgaagttgaaccctccaggtgctttatattcattttggcaaaaatcaagtggatttctacaacacgtTTTAACTCCTCCTTCttcatttgttacgtctataactagttatgtcacgacatttgcgcaCATAAgctcaagacttccgacaaacatttctctgggTACAcattaattgtttgtcagcagcagcggttgtagtacatactgaaaatatgtccaaacttcaagccgattacctaaaatgttcagttgtttgttgtattaacaaacttaagtggctgaacaggacaaataagcatggtcaacaacctggagggtggggtgtgaagtggctcatttgcatttaaagggccagggcTCAAAACATCCTTTCTCCTACAATTACTTACaagtagggttgaagatgggcctgtggagttaaattaatgaagaattcagacccaagcgtagcattttacagtttatgtagaccacagcaaaatgttttaaaatgcataattctatttaaaaaaaaaaaaaaaaaaaaagctaaatatcattcGTTTTAAGAGTTCAGATAATTCAGTGCAGGGCAAAGTGGTGAATCTAAAACCAGTTGAGTAACATCAGCCTGGCCAAAACATACATAGAAACACTGTGGAGATGAACTAGTGGTGTGCCTGTGTGATGGCATTGATGGGGTGACAAAATAACTTCCCAATTAGACCGGAGTGTGAATGACATGCCCTACAGGATTCAGAGAGTTCATATTCACTGTGCACAAGGGCTCAGCTTTAAACATTTCAGCGGTGGGATCTTTAAATGTTCTGCCAGCTCAGGAATCCTTGCACCTTGTTGAAGACGACTGACAGCTGCTCTTCATAAAGCTACTCCAgtgtaaagtgttaccaatggCAGAATATCTCTGAAAAGCTTGTGGCAAACTTGTCAATATGTCTCCCCCATGCCTTATATTACTACATAGCTGCAGTTCTGTCCTTGTAGGAAACAACCCAGTTGACAGTTTGCTTCTGTAAGCACTCCTGTGTGCACAGAGGATTTGTATTTTTGTTCCAACATGGCAGGATTTATTGAGGCATAGACTGACCTAGACTGTAGGATGTATTTGCGTTTGTATGTATATAAATAGCTGatgcagtgtgcatgtgtgtgcatgttgtgcAAGGTGCTGAGCAGTAGCATTTTGTTGCTGTGTGCCTGTACAAGGAAATGCCAGATGGCCTCTCTGCCTCGGCGACGTCAGCCAATTACCAGCTACTACTAAACCAGCTGGCTGTAACACCAAGGACACTGTGTGCTGGGCCTGGACTCTATCAGGATAATCTGCGCTAACATGGTGCAATATTGCCATGACTATATGACTTGAGTGTGTAAATGAGTTGTACAGGTGCTGTGTCTCTGCTTTAGTATCAGTACTGCCAAAAACAACCTCATGCATTTACTGGCCTCTGTCCATTCAAGACATTAGTGATTTTCAGCATACTGAATACCCAATGAGGCAATGTTAACATTTATTTAGATATGAAATAATAGATTATGTAAGACACAAATTTGGATTTTTTCAGGGCCAATACAGATATCTGTTAGTATTTGGAGCTAGTAGCCTATCCATTTGCATTAAGAATGATGAAGTTTTGTGTTAAATTTATAGAGCACAAAAAAGCCTTTGAATTATTTAAATGCCTTTCAGAAATTAAAATAAGCTTTAAATAACCAAATTACAGTTCAGTGATTTTTCACCAATATTTGCTGACAGTCTTCACATTGTGCACGAGTTACTAATTAGTACTAGAGAATACAtaaatgttttgttattttagcgTTTGTAGGCTATTGAGTGTGACATGAAACCAGTCAGATGTGTGCTACAGGCAATAGGTTCATGGAAATCATAGTTACAGAAAGTTGTACTGTATTAAAGTCAACACAGCACTGTTAAATAGCTTTAATTTATCAGATATCAGGTTAAATTGTGGCGGTACTGACAACCAGGTTACCCATGGCCGATAATTTGTCTAATCTTGATAACaagtttaaatttattttttctgctttaagtTGCTGCAACTATTCCCCTTGTTTTCTGCAGTCAGGCTTGTGACAGCTTGCCTATGCTGAATACAAATAGCAGAGTACTATTCTTTTTCACCACAAGGTCCTCATCAGTCATATTTGCCTTGTGCTTCTCTTCCTCCTCAGCCGTCATGCTACCTAACATCATAGGATTAAACACAGGTTGGGTATTTTCACATTACGCTCAGAcattgacaagaaaaaaaatgaaataaaaaaatggtCATTGATGAAGTGTAATATCCTCAGGTCCTACAAGTAAAAGATTATAATCATATAATAATGAAGAAACAATAGTGTAGTGAGTCCAAAATGTTTTAGCACAAGCATCAGTTACAGATAAATATGGCAGAGAAATCTcagtgaaaaatgtgttgtaatgcTCAGTAAGTTCAGTGCATTCCAAGTCATGTTTTACAAAGTGTTCATATCacagtgatgtttttgtttgacCAAGGCCAGTGGAAATGCTTTTAAGGGTGGCACTTGCTAGCGCAGTCTGAGTGGAAACATTCTTTAGTTCAGCAGTTAACTAAAGGATAAAAAACACATCCACAGCTTGGACTAGCCCCTGAAGCCAACAATCTTACAGAAGTGGTCAAAGTGAACCTTGACACAGCCTTTCCTTCTTCATACTAACTCAGCTTGTTAAAAATGTAATCTTATGTTTATGCTCTTTCCCTCAGTGGGTATCCCAACAATAAAGTGGTGCGGTGCAGAGGGTGACTACAATGTGATGGTGATGGAGCTGTTGGGGCCCAGTCTGGAGGACCTGTTCAACTTCTGCTCACGGAAATTCAGCCTCAAGACGGTCCTGCTGCTGGCAGATcagatggtatgaaccagagAAGAAGGCAGACTGTACactaattaactttaatctgtcTCATGAGTTTTGTCTGTCTGCTGTGTCATTCATTCATGGCTTTTAACATGGAACATGGTATCCAGGGCAGTAATATGTTAGTGaaccagtattttactgtttacCAGACCATCCCACAGTACACATTAAAACCACAAGGTACTGCATTGTAAAATGCATAGGAAACCTATGAAAAAGTATTTAGAAGATGACTTATGAATATAATGGGTAACAGGACATTAGTTggcctgttaaaaaagaaacaagtaatgtaacttatttttcattattCGCATCAGTCTACATTTGAATGGCCTGATATTAACAAAATCATATGGTCTGTCTGGTGGATGAGTACAGCCTGAGCTTTAACCCAGTTAGTCAAGACAGCAAAAAGAGATCAATGTAATATTACTATATTGGGCTAATTGGTACAATTTACAGAACTACTTCTCTTAGACTTAATCATATTCAAGAAAAGTTGTTCTAATTGAAGTATATGTATTGGAACTTATTGGTCTGAACAGCTGAAATACATAAATCAGCATTTGTTTGTAACAATACCTTGCAGTTGTTCCCTGTCCTCACTCTCAGTTCATTATGAGTCTGACATCAGAATCTTCTTTTCCTCTTTAATGTAGATCAGTCGTATTGAATATATCCACTCGAAGAACTTCATCCACAGAGATGTGAAGCCAGACAACTTCTTGATGGGGCTGGGCAAGAAGGGCAATCTGGTCTACATCATTGACTTCGGCCTGGCCAAGAAATACCGTGACGCCCGCACACACCAGCACATCCCCTACCGCGAGAACAAGAACCTGACTGGCACCGCCCGTTATGCCTCCATTAACACTCACCTGGGCATTGGTGCGACCACACCAGCCATTATCAGCAGAGATCTGCTCAGAGCTCCTTTCATAAACTGACTGCTTTTATATCTCTGTGTGGGTTTACAGAACAATCCAGACGGGATGACCTGGAGTCACTGGGCTATGTCCTCATGTACTTCAACCTCGGCTCACTGCCCTGGCAAGGACTCAAGGCTGCCACCAAGAGGCAGAAGTATGAACGCATCAGCGAGAAGAAGATGTCCACGCCCATCGAGGTCCTCTGTAAAGGCTACCCATGTAAGTCCAGTCACATGTGGATTCTTTGTGTGGGAATAAACAACAGGGTCAGACTCAACATCTCCCATCTTCTTTTCTTTCACAGCCGAGTTTGCTACCTACCTGAACTTCTGCCGCTCCCTTCGGTTCGACGACAAACCTGACTACTCATATCTGCGCCAGCTTTTCAGAAACCTCTTCCACAGACAGGGCTTCTCTTACGACTATGTTTTTGACTGGAACATGCTCAAATTTGTGAGTAGTTCTCTTTCCTTTGTCACTTGAGGACATTCCAGCTGTGGGGAAATGATTAGATTTATACATGGAGATTGAGGATAAAATAAAGTAGAAACCTGGTTTAGTATTTGTTATTTGCTGAAATGTTACAGCACACAGTTTTTTTAGGTGTTTAATTTAAGGGTATGTGTGCAATAGTTTGAAGTTCATGCTAGTAGAGTAAATGAAATTTACAGCACGTTTGAGCAgttataaatatacagtatatacatatattaggCCAATAAGGAAAAAGATCTTATTAATCAAAAATGACATACTTTCActtaagaatttttttgttgaagcCCTTCTTGAGGTGATCATAGTTGTATTTCTGTTATTAGTCAGTATGGTCTTACCTAAATGAAAACTAGCATCTGCATCACACTGTTTCTGAAATGTAATGTC
This region includes:
- the csnk1da gene encoding casein kinase I is translated as MELRVGNRYRLGRKIGSGSFGDIYLGTDISVGEEVAIKLECVKTKHPQLHIESKIYKMMQGGVGIPTIKWCGAEGDYNVMVMELLGPSLEDLFNFCSRKFSLKTVLLLADQMISRIEYIHSKNFIHRDVKPDNFLMGLGKKGNLVYIIDFGLAKKYRDARTHQHIPYRENKNLTGTARYASINTHLGIEQSRRDDLESLGYVLMYFNLGSLPWQGLKAATKRQKYERISEKKMSTPIEVLCKGYPSEFATYLNFCRSLRFDDKPDYSYLRQLFRNLFHRQGFSYDYVFDWNMLKFGANRAVEDAERERREREERLRHSRNPGARGMASASGRARAAQDVAAPSPLNPASHTGMEKERKVSMRLHRGAPVNISSSDLTGRQDTSRMSTSQALSRVTPSGLQSAAPR